In one window of Pedosphaera parvula Ellin514 DNA:
- a CDS encoding class I SAM-dependent RNA methyltransferase: protein MSEVVSQNLEVGSRCTVTFHDIAFGGEGVARVDEFVVFVPFVMVGEEAEVEITEVKKRFARGKLVRVLKTSPERVKPLCQYFGDCGGCQYQHMDYAAQLLMKHKQICDLFERIGGIDPKVVGPVIPCPQPYGYRNRIMIRSQWDKFKQGLNIGFIRADNRLVVDIEECKISEPAVNEQIQHVRKNPPPKGGIKVVLRVAPEGWEVPRDSFFQNNFFLLPELVGVARQFLKDSGSRFLVDVYCGVGFFSLELGDLVEGFVGVELDQLAIKAARRNAEKRNLKNGEFVTGRAEEMLPGLMQRFSPEATTVLIDPPRTGCLPESLELLRQTRPNQLIYVSCHPATMARDLNVLCAEGVFELVKVIPCDMFPQTAHVECVADLRLKSATLSR from the coding sequence ATGAGTGAAGTGGTGAGTCAAAACCTTGAAGTGGGTTCGCGGTGCACCGTGACGTTCCATGATATTGCCTTTGGTGGTGAGGGTGTGGCGCGGGTGGATGAATTTGTAGTGTTCGTGCCGTTCGTGATGGTGGGCGAGGAGGCGGAGGTGGAGATCACGGAGGTCAAAAAAAGATTTGCCCGGGGCAAGTTGGTGCGGGTGTTGAAGACGTCGCCAGAGCGGGTGAAACCCTTATGCCAGTATTTTGGGGACTGTGGCGGTTGTCAGTATCAGCACATGGATTATGCCGCGCAATTGCTGATGAAGCACAAGCAGATTTGCGATTTGTTCGAGCGGATAGGCGGCATTGATCCAAAGGTCGTGGGGCCAGTCATCCCCTGCCCCCAGCCGTACGGTTACCGGAATCGCATTATGATCCGGAGTCAGTGGGACAAGTTCAAACAGGGTTTGAATATTGGATTCATACGCGCGGATAATCGCCTGGTGGTGGATATCGAGGAGTGCAAAATTTCAGAACCCGCGGTCAATGAGCAGATTCAGCATGTGCGGAAGAATCCGCCACCGAAGGGAGGCATCAAGGTCGTTTTGCGGGTGGCACCGGAGGGTTGGGAGGTGCCACGGGATTCGTTTTTCCAGAATAACTTTTTTCTGCTCCCCGAATTAGTCGGGGTGGCACGACAGTTTTTGAAAGACAGCGGCTCACGGTTTCTGGTAGATGTATACTGCGGGGTTGGCTTCTTCAGTCTTGAGCTGGGGGATTTGGTCGAAGGTTTTGTGGGCGTGGAGTTGGATCAACTGGCCATCAAGGCAGCGCGGAGAAACGCAGAGAAACGCAACTTGAAGAATGGGGAGTTCGTGACGGGGCGGGCGGAAGAGATGCTGCCGGGATTGATGCAGCGATTTTCGCCGGAGGCGACGACGGTCTTGATCGATCCACCGCGGACGGGTTGTTTGCCGGAGAGTTTGGAGTTGTTGAGGCAAACCAGGCCGAACCAGTTGATTTATGTCTCCTGCCACCCGGCGACGATGGCACGAGACTTGAACGTTTTATGTGCGGAAGGTGTCTTTGAATTGGTGAAAGTGATTCCTTGCGACATGTTTCCTCAGACCGCGCATGTAGAGTGCGTGGCAGATTTGCGATTGAAGTCCGCGACTCTTTCCCGATAG